A stretch of Penaeus vannamei isolate JL-2024 chromosome 18, ASM4276789v1, whole genome shotgun sequence DNA encodes these proteins:
- the LOC113810735 gene encoding formimidoyltransferase-cyclodeaminase encodes MAKIIECVPNFSEGRDKSVIDAIAEAVRATPGATLLDVDPGHSTNRTVYTFVGDPESVVQAALNAAKVAFKLIDMTTHKGEHPRMGALDVCPFIPVRGVSVEECVGVAKVFGRRLAEEVGVPVFLYGAASTRDYRRTMPQIRAGEYEGLKEKLTKEEWGPDYGTRDFVPSWGATVTGVRKFLIAYNVNMIATKEQAHRIALNLREQGRSPDQPGRLKCCQAIGWYLQEQNIAQISINLTDFEVTPVHIAYEEAKKDAEDLNLAVTGSEIVGLVPLAAILQAADYYIEKEKLFILDEEQKVHLAINRLGLTTISSFNPKERIIEYCLENQNSNALANNTVSQFIRSVAARTPAPGGGSVAATVAALGSALGAMVGQMTYGKRQWEALDATMRRLLPPLHNTAVDLIPAIDADTAAFNDYMAALKLPQKTEAEKAKREAAVKAATEATIRVPLSLMSTINGTWDALAEMAGVGNINCRSDLQVGARCLEAGSWGAYYNVLINLDNITDPSTKSTYLAEADALLQRAKQGCSAVLQAVERRQK; translated from the exons ATGGCGAAAATTATTGAATGCGTGCCTAACTTCTCCGAAGGGCGAGATAAGTCT GTGATCGACGCCATCGCCGAGGCCGTGCGCGCGACCCCCGGGGCGACGCTCCTGGACGTGGACCCCGGCCACTCCACCAACAGGACCGTCTACACCTTCGTCGGCGACCCGGAGAGCGTGGTCCAGGCCGCCCTCAACGCGGCCAAGGTCGCCTTCAAGCTAATCGACATGACCACGCACAAGG GCGAGCATCCGCGAATGGGGGCGCTGGATGTGTGTCCGTTCATCCCAGTCCGGGGCGTGAGCGTGGAAGAGTGCGTGGGCGTCGCCAAAGTGTTCGGGCGGCGCCTAGCGGAGGAGGTGGGCGTCCCGGTGTTCCTCTACGGCGCCGCCTCCACCCGGGACTACCGCAGGACGATGCCGCAGATCCGCGCGGGAGAGTATGAAGGCCtcaaggaaaaa CTGACAAAGGAAGAGTGGGGTCCTGATTACGGAACGCGCGATTTCGTTCCCAGTTGGGGCGCTACCGTGACTGGCGTCAGGAAGTTCCTCATCGCTTACAATGTCAACATGATTGCCACCAAAGAGCAGGCACATCG AATTGCCCTGAACCTCCGAGAGCAAGGCCGCAGCCCCGACCAGCCAGGCCGTCTGAAGTGCTGCCAGGCCATCGGGTGGTACCTGCAGGAGCAGAACATCGCGCAGATTAGCATAAATCTCACGGACTTCGAAGTCACCCCTGTGCACATTGCGTATGAAGAG GCCAAGAAGGACGCCGAGGACCTGAACCTGGCCGTCACGGGCTCGGAGATCGTGGGCCTGGTTCCTCTGGCGGCGATCCTGCAGGCTGCGGACTACTACATCGAAAAGGAGAAGCTGTTCATCCTCGACGAGGAACAGAAGGTCCATCTCGCCATCAACCGCCTTGGCTTGACTACCATATCCTCCTTCAATCCAAA GGAGAGGATCATTGAGTACTGCCTCGAGAACCAAAACTCGAATGCTCTGGCCAACAACACCGTGTCTCAGTTCATCAGAAGTGTGGCAGCGCGCACGCCTGCCCCGGGAGGCGGCTCCGTGGCCGCTACAGTTGCTGCCTTA GGTTCAGCACTAGGCGCCATGGTGGGCCAGATGACGTACGGCAAGCGGCAGTGGGAGGCCCTGGACGCCACCATGCGgcgcctcctcccgcccctccacaACACGGCCGTCGACCTCATACCCGCCATCGACGCTGACACCGCCGCCTTCAACGACTACATG GCCGCCCTCAAGCTGCCGCAGAAGACGGAGGCGGAGAAGGCGAAGCGGGAGGCGGCGGTGAAGGCGGCGACGGAGGCGACCATCCGCGTGCCACTCTCCCTCATGAGCACAATTAACGGCACTTGGGACGCCCTTGCGGAGATGGCGGGGGTCGGAAACATCAACTGCAGATCCGACCTTCAG GTGGGTGCTCGGTGCCTAGAAGCTGGTTCCTGGGGCGCCTATTACAACGTACTCATCAACCTGGACAACATCACTGACCCATCCACCAAATCTACCTACTTGGCCGAAGCGGACGCCCTCTTGCAACGAGCCAAGCAAGGGTGCAGCGCCGTACTTCAGGCGGTAGAGAGGCGGCAGAAGTAA